A single window of Candidatus Kaelpia aquatica DNA harbors:
- the lptB gene encoding LPS export ABC transporter ATP-binding protein, which yields MLKVKGLIKEYKNRRVVNGISLDVAGSEIVGLLGPNGAGKTTTFYMIVGLIAPNKGSVYFKDVDITKLPMHKRASLGIGYLSQEPAIFGNLSVKDNIMAVLETLSIHPQERKLRLEMLLEELRISYLAKSKAYTLSGGERRRLEITRALAINPLFLLLDEPFSGIDPIAVAECQDIILDLKSKGIGILLTDHNVRETLAITDRAYIVSEGSVLLSGDADHLINDDKAKKVYLGERFKM from the coding sequence ATGCTAAAGGTCAAAGGTTTAATAAAAGAGTACAAGAACAGAAGAGTGGTAAATGGTATCTCACTTGATGTAGCCGGCTCTGAGATAGTCGGGCTGCTAGGTCCTAACGGAGCTGGTAAGACCACAACTTTTTATATGATCGTAGGTTTAATTGCTCCTAATAAGGGGAGCGTATACTTTAAAGATGTTGATATAACAAAGCTGCCTATGCATAAAAGAGCAAGCTTAGGGATAGGTTATCTTTCACAGGAGCCGGCTATATTTGGAAACTTAAGTGTTAAGGATAATATAATGGCGGTGCTGGAGACTTTAAGCATCCATCCGCAGGAGAGAAAGCTGAGACTTGAGATGTTGTTAGAAGAGTTAAGGATATCATATTTAGCTAAGAGCAAGGCCTATACTTTATCTGGCGGTGAAAGGAGGCGGCTAGAGATTACAAGAGCCTTGGCTATAAATCCATTGTTCTTGCTCTTAGACGAACCTTTTAGCGGAATAGATCCTATAGCTGTTGCTGAATGTCAGGATATAATTTTAGATCTTAAGAGTAAAGGTATTGGAATATTACTGACCGACCACAATGTAAGAGAGACTTTAGCGATAACGGACAGGGCTTACATAGTCTCTGAAGGCAGTGTTCTCCTTTCAGGTGATGCAGATCATTTGATTAACGATGATAAAGCAAAAAAAGTCTACCTTGGAGAAAGGTTTAAGATGTAA
- a CDS encoding alanine--glyoxylate aminotransferase family protein — protein sequence MIRPYKKSLLTPGPTPVPEEVLLSQAESTIHHRTDEFRSILKEVSEDLKTIFQTKNQVLIVSSSGTGVMEAAVANLMQDGVRFIPVVGGKFGERWAEITKAYGAEYDVLDLEWGVTLNLDDLREKLKVGDSRKVILTTLCETSTGVNYDIRSMASLAKEFNALIVVDAISGLGADELRMDDWGLDIVVSGSQKGLMLPPGLAFISLSKDAQSLIESSSSPKYYFDLIKAGKSASKFDTPWTPAVNMIVALRTALKMILDEGIENVWKRHANLAAMTREAVASLGLKVFAQRPSSTLTSVLIPESLDSEEMVKFIRAEFGISIAGGQAELKGKIIRVAHLGYINLFDVLSGIAAIEFGLHHFGYKFKLGAGILKLEEEFLKSCKDEA from the coding sequence ATGATTAGGCCTTACAAAAAAAGTCTTCTAACTCCAGGACCAACTCCTGTTCCCGAGGAAGTTTTGCTTTCGCAGGCGGAGTCTACGATTCATCATAGAACAGATGAATTTCGTTCCATACTTAAAGAGGTTTCGGAGGACTTAAAGACTATATTTCAAACCAAAAATCAGGTTTTAATTGTCTCTTCTTCGGGCACCGGCGTTATGGAGGCTGCAGTAGCCAATCTAATGCAGGACGGCGTTAGGTTTATACCTGTTGTAGGAGGAAAGTTTGGTGAAAGATGGGCCGAGATAACTAAGGCCTATGGCGCAGAGTATGATGTTTTAGATTTAGAATGGGGAGTTACCTTAAACCTAGATGATCTAAGAGAGAAATTAAAAGTAGGCGATAGCCGTAAAGTTATTTTGACTACACTATGTGAAACCTCTACAGGTGTAAACTATGATATTAGGAGCATGGCTAGCTTAGCCAAAGAGTTCAATGCTTTAATTGTAGTTGATGCTATAAGTGGTTTAGGGGCTGATGAGCTGAGAATGGATGATTGGGGTTTAGATATTGTGGTTAGTGGATCCCAGAAAGGTCTGATGCTTCCTCCTGGACTTGCCTTTATAAGTTTATCTAAAGACGCACAATCTTTAATAGAGAGTTCCAGCTCTCCTAAATATTATTTTGACTTAATCAAAGCTGGTAAGTCAGCATCTAAGTTTGATACTCCTTGGACTCCTGCTGTGAATATGATCGTAGCTTTACGGACAGCCCTTAAGATGATACTTGATGAGGGTATTGAGAATGTCTGGAAGAGGCATGCTAATCTTGCTGCTATGACACGTGAGGCAGTTGCGTCTTTAGGGCTTAAAGTCTTTGCTCAGCGTCCCTCCAGTACTCTCACTAGTGTTTTAATTCCAGAGAGCTTAGACTCTGAGGAGATGGTCAAGTTTATCCGTGCAGAGTTCGGCATAAGTATAGCCGGCGGTCAGGCAGAGTTAAAGGGTAAGATAATCAGGGTTGCACACCTGGGTTATATAAATCTTTTTGATGTTCTATCAGGTATTGCAGCTATTGAATTTGGGCTGCATCATTTTGGATACAAGTTTAAGCTTGGTGCAGGAATTTTAAAACTAGAAGAAGAGTTTCTTAAAAGCTGCAAGGATGAGGCCTAA
- the raiA gene encoding ribosome-associated translation inhibitor RaiA: MKTTITGRHFDITDALRSYIEGKIDYLDKYVDDIINVHVVLEIEKHLSAVEVNMDLKKAHFKVKEKNEDMYLAVDESFDVLKQQVLRYEDRIKMHRHKDKDFKNEDKD; this comes from the coding sequence TTGAAAACAACAATAACAGGTAGACATTTTGATATAACTGATGCTTTAAGGTCTTACATTGAGGGCAAGATCGACTATTTAGATAAATATGTTGATGATATAATAAATGTCCACGTGGTATTAGAGATTGAAAAGCATCTCTCTGCTGTCGAGGTCAATATGGATCTCAAGAAGGCCCACTTTAAGGTTAAGGAAAAAAATGAAGACATGTATTTAGCTGTTGATGAATCGTTTGATGTTTTAAAACAGCAGGTCTTAAGGTATGAAGATAGAATAAAAATGCATAGGCATAAGGATAAGGATTTTAAAAATGAAGATAAAGATTAA
- the tig gene encoding trigger factor, with amino-acid sequence MKIKIKRITTVESDLEVYLDPKEVGALRKRVESDWQNKVAIPGYRKGKAPLEMVLAKHSVEIEKDIEESVVSLFYRKAMEASGVNPISAPALLSVEQGKKGEYKFTLKIEEAPKVKLSKYKNIKLNKKDTSVEDKDINKVLDDIKREKTQWLDVQRPSALEDVVVADVEMKPKDSDLDKKEALSLYLNEENLFPELLDNLKGLSSGEIKEFKLNVPDDYRDKKIAGKECDFKINVKGVKEKKEPELNDDFAKEFGNHSNIDDLKKVIREELQNHRTREAEVDLEENLISELIENSKMELPPQLLSRQVDVSAEDIAMRLLYRGFPKKDIETQKEMILKEAQREAQRELKVYFILKEIAQKEGIVISDQELREHLEALAKRQNSTLEELESNLKKDDGLENIKASLLRKKVIEFLKQHAEIVNIKNGGE; translated from the coding sequence ATGAAGATAAAGATTAAAAGAATTACTACGGTTGAGAGCGATTTAGAGGTCTACTTGGATCCTAAAGAAGTTGGGGCTTTAAGAAAGAGAGTAGAATCTGACTGGCAAAATAAAGTTGCAATTCCTGGTTATAGAAAAGGTAAGGCTCCGCTAGAGATGGTGCTGGCCAAGCATAGCGTTGAGATTGAAAAAGATATCGAAGAGAGCGTAGTCTCTCTTTTTTATAGAAAGGCTATGGAGGCTTCAGGGGTGAATCCAATATCGGCCCCAGCATTGCTTAGCGTTGAACAGGGAAAGAAGGGTGAGTATAAGTTTACGCTGAAGATAGAAGAGGCTCCAAAAGTTAAGTTGTCGAAATATAAGAATATAAAATTGAATAAAAAAGATACAAGCGTAGAGGACAAAGATATTAATAAGGTTTTAGATGATATTAAGAGAGAGAAGACTCAGTGGCTGGATGTTCAAAGGCCGTCTGCTCTCGAAGATGTTGTCGTAGCAGACGTAGAGATGAAGCCAAAAGATAGTGATTTAGATAAAAAAGAGGCCCTTTCGTTATACCTTAATGAAGAGAATCTCTTTCCTGAGCTTCTGGATAATCTTAAAGGGTTAAGTTCTGGCGAGATCAAAGAGTTTAAGCTCAATGTGCCTGATGATTATAGAGATAAAAAGATTGCTGGAAAGGAGTGCGATTTTAAGATCAATGTAAAAGGGGTTAAGGAGAAAAAAGAACCAGAGCTTAATGATGATTTTGCAAAAGAGTTCGGTAATCATAGTAATATCGATGATTTAAAGAAGGTTATAAGAGAGGAGCTGCAAAACCATCGCACTAGAGAGGCTGAAGTCGACTTAGAGGAAAATCTTATATCTGAGCTTATCGAAAATTCCAAAATGGAGTTGCCGCCTCAGCTTCTAAGCCGTCAGGTGGATGTTTCGGCTGAAGATATAGCAATGAGATTGCTCTATAGAGGGTTTCCTAAGAAAGATATAGAGACCCAGAAAGAGATGATATTGAAAGAAGCTCAGAGGGAGGCTCAGAGAGAGCTGAAGGTCTATTTTATTTTAAAGGAGATTGCTCAGAAAGAAGGCATAGTGATCTCAGATCAAGAGTTAAGGGAGCATTTAGAGGCCCTAGCTAAGCGTCAAAATAGTACTCTGGAGGAATTGGAATCCAATCTTAAAAAAGACGATGGGTTGGAGAATATAAAAGCTAGCTTATTAAGGAAAAAAGTTATAGAATTCTTAAAGCAGCATGCTGAGATAGTTAATATTAAAAATGGAGGTGAATAA
- the clpP gene encoding ATP-dependent Clp endopeptidase proteolytic subunit ClpP — MPAKFQTLVPMVVEKTGRGERAFDIYSRLLKDRIIFIGTPIDDNVANLIIAQVLFLQSEDADKDISVYINSPGGSVTSGLAIYDTMQFVKPDISTYCVGQAASMGALLLMAGAKGKRFSLPHSRIMIHQPWGGVQGAAEDIHIQAQEILRLRDEINKLISLHTSQSIDKVKKDTDRDYFMSAEEAKDYGIIDNVIYTKKKKS; from the coding sequence ATGCCTGCTAAGTTTCAGACCCTTGTTCCCATGGTAGTTGAGAAGACTGGAAGAGGTGAGCGTGCATTTGACATTTACTCTCGACTGTTAAAAGATAGGATAATTTTTATAGGTACTCCTATCGATGATAATGTAGCTAATCTTATCATTGCTCAGGTTCTTTTTTTACAGTCTGAGGATGCAGATAAAGATATAAGTGTTTATATTAACTCGCCTGGAGGCTCTGTTACGAGCGGACTGGCAATCTATGATACAATGCAATTTGTAAAGCCCGATATCTCTACTTACTGCGTAGGGCAGGCGGCCAGCATGGGGGCATTATTGCTTATGGCAGGTGCTAAGGGAAAGAGGTTCTCTTTGCCGCATTCCAGGATAATGATTCATCAGCCTTGGGGCGGTGTCCAGGGAGCTGCGGAAGATATTCATATTCAGGCTCAAGAGATACTTCGCTTAAGAGATGAGATAAATAAGTTAATTTCGCTCCATACTTCTCAATCAATAGATAAAGTTAAGAAAGATACTGATAGAGATTATTTTATGAGCGCAGAAGAAGCAAAGGATTACGGCATAATAGATAATGTTATCTATACTAAAAAGAAGAAATCCTAA